DNA sequence from the Dreissena polymorpha isolate Duluth1 chromosome 3, UMN_Dpol_1.0, whole genome shotgun sequence genome:
GTGCAGTGCGTAGAGAAtcattaattataaatacatgcattGCAAAAAATACGGAATCATTAAGTATGACTATTACAGTACATATGTAATAATTAATGATAAAGATTAAGATTTAAACGATGCTGTGGTGTAAAGACAATAAACTTTATTGTACAAACCTTAAAAAATTAGTACAGGTCACATGCACTTATTCTGCAATCATTGTTCAATAAGTGGGAAATAAGACCTGTATTTTGCATTGCGACATTTTGAGTATCTGATATTTCTACGtatatgtgttattgttataGTATTCTGCATCAAATGTCTTGAAGGATTGATTATTAGTATACTTTGAAAACtagtataatgttattttatatttcgaaaatagtgtataagtttatattcatcacacaaaataaattaccttaatttaaacaagaaatatatttaaaaagatatacggcgttgatgttgtaatgtaagcgaccatgtattttaatgaaggtagtgagtgataataagataatatattttaatgtattaacaaataaaaatgaagaacaagaagggCTGAACTTGTATGTTTCATTGtgaataagtattgtaatgactaggttttcataataaacataaacataaaagactcaatattgcaagcatcatagtgatatgaattttttgcagaaaacttaactttatataaaaaatgaacgaaACAAAGTACACAGAAACATATTTACAGTTATAAACGCAAATATGAATTCtaataaatcaaaacagatatatttccaacacctttTCCTTGGTCtcgcgggctaccgcccccaaacccccgctttgtcgatactggtaaacaactgcgtaccggtaaagtgcaatctagcctgtttttgtagtgtttagtgtagCCGTTACGGCATgaacaatagattcttttaattgtacagacatgttattaatgctatactgcttcattgtgtcacaccggttttactgacctgtgtgaatgcgcgctaagcattgtgggaaacggactttttcccatcatggcgttggtaaacataataaacacggaagtgaaaaatggtaattaattattatcaaaaacaggccccataaaaccgggccagctgtaatatatatttggatgcagtttgtgcttcaaaaggagccacttttcatgtcagtctattgtttgtaagaatcactaaacacgtaacttagactaactaaacacgttgcaagactgtatcttcgaaatagtaaataaatcttaatcatcaataaatatttataattaaatacctgctgaagtttgagaacgtaaacgatttaaaataaacgctgtgaacataacaaggaatcttacatgtaggcctaatgtgtgagaggattaatcagggataaaataaatggagttcgaaggatctaacattttgaggaggacgtcatagtatcttggacatttggcactttcatatatttatttagtagatactgaaaatgctgaatgtgctaattgcaacatcaaagacgagcaggtgagatttttacagctttatttttcttgacataatatttatgttttccatttaatttatatggcgctcaatgttagctcggctgttttcggggaaaaccccaggtattgtcatagacagctcgtcgtcagacgtccgcgtcgtgctaaaacctttacatcggctctaaaatcaaagtgcttccacctaaaacattgaaacctcacatgtatatgcaccacacccattttggggtcacttagtcaaaggtcaaggtcactaacctctaattaaaaaaaaataaaattcatttatttaaaactgcacagcagcctagcttggcacccattatgtggtgctcttgattatatataatttttaaaatgtattaataaccagaatagttgatgcatgtataaataaaaagatacagccatgaacagtgtgttttaatttttaataaatatgctttgattgcgtatatgcaaaacaattaagtccatatattgttaactgatttttaaaatgttgaatgtcacaccttacgtaccagtccgtttatgtacctacactttatgtaccactatctgacactttatgtaccatatttataatatatagagataactaatttaatatgaatgtgtgttattgatgaaatgtattttgtgtgatagtatttatgaatttagacttatatattggccatagattttattttttgtcagattgtctaagtgtcactgagtgtcttagtaaAAATTTATtcgcccaagtacatgtagtaattaataaatgatttattagtcttacctgaaattgaagtaaattaaaaaaattcatttgtctcttatcttatcctgactaaggattataaagtctaaaatgtttgtattatattgtataattgaaatgtgatactttgaagagaccagagaatgaccttaatgttcaaactgtaaaaaaatcaaattatttccttctttagacttgaatcatgtttagagaatgaccataattcattaggactgctatgaatgaatggacaataacgcctatattttatgtaggtggtacgtaaagtttcaaagtaccggtagaaCATAAAAAGTCTGGTACATGttcataaggtgttacaccctaaaatgttcatggtatcagtgtttcaataatgtagtgtttcttattatgtattgcttaggttgttttatttcaaatttcaaatttgcatttattttaaagcattttcagtcattttgtgaattccatgtttttttgtaataaggtgaattatgttgcacatggcgtcaaatattaatttatggtcgctatggtgtataGAATGTTGTCCGCTGGGCATGGGTTTGATCAATACTTTGGGAGAGTTcacattatcgtctccatggacaacaagtcctggtgtaccaagtagtagtagtagcagtagtagtggtggtggttgtggtggtggtggtagtagtagtagtagtactagtagtagtagtagaagtagtagtagtagtagtagtagtactagtagtagtagtagtagtagttgttgttgttcttgttgtagaagtagataattaattaattagtagtagtagtaagagttgtaatggttgtgtttgtattgaattctgataatacaacacaatgatgctgctgctaacaatgatgatgatgaatatgataatgctgctgctgattgtgatgatgattatatgatgggacttcggtattataaaatttgtgaggttcaaacacaaaacctgttggataataaaacttctcattttatgacaaaaaaacTAGATTgtggagtaaaaaataagtataaaatccctaataggaaagctaccattaaagggccatgtgggcttcatcaaaagcaatgcatgaaacagttatatctcctTCAAATgaactcaatattgctgttccaattgatatgctcagaaatgcatctggatgggcatacaccaatgagtactttccttcagttatttcttctaaagacacattaacaacactgtcgcccttagcaggaattctggacgccccccccccccccaagatgtTCCCttcccagacatttcccccattttagttttagtgcttacattacctccccccaccccacaattaatttataatggtttggttgaagtataatcttgatttattatcaaaatgattattttgctaatgtaatcttatgtaattaactttttatatgaagcagcttgtttgttgttttctttggattaatctttcattatttttgttaaactgtttaaggagtgcatgtaaatcattagtaagacgtgcatgttggtgtactagaggaatactagaggaatataTGGGATATTCtaaaaatcttacacatgttgtttttaatataattaaaaaggatcaattgatgaattaattcagtttgagtcaacttgggctgggttgtggaactatagttatttgttgtttttaatccaattaaatagggtactatgtaactgtcaaagaaaatatgcattcatacgcatataatccaagtattggatgtcactgatattttcaattttaatagtagctaattaagactaattaaaacagaattggactttccttgcaaagtatttcattattaataatataataagctaatgtaaacaaaagatattgatatttaaataagttaactcaatgatattaataatatttaaatttgccccccAAAACTAGGGCAACCAACAGTTTTGtcagtgttaaatatttgtaaagcttcttcaatttcagttttacattttatgacctgcaacatattctatgctactttatttcactaaggtaagtcattaaagtgttatttatttttcaactatataatgtgctaatctcatataatgaatcactaccccatttaaagatgacacctaatctaaattcattaatataatagttataattgttttattgtaacatactattccactgaAAATGACCACCATAGAaaatcaatgctgtgcttttactaaatttttcattgatctcaatttttaaagaaaaaaatctatcaggcacttataaaaagatatataattaatagggtgtcaaaatttaactaactgaacaagtcaatttgaacttctcttgcaatgcaaatggagccacttgaaatatcaaattgttcccatactagtcggcaatatagctatgacattgtttctattcaaaacatgcatcagacacaccttctgaaactttttaagcggttttgaaaacgctatttcattgcaaactttcgtcaataaaggatacatgttgttatacaaccgaaagtgaaagtacagtttaaaaaaattgaataaagagcgaaaatgttgaaaactaacgaaaattttaattgatactaacataaaaccgtaagactgaacaaaataatacttaacttttaaatcaaagcacgaatgtttacttataaagcaaattcttcattcatccgcggacttctttgtgtcgtagtcataaatgcctccaaatggaggtgcgtgatgcgtctaagtatagaggtgacaataacgtagtgacgtcaccatctatgtatagaatgatactgcttcgtaaactaaggagaaacgtttcgatgtaatgtttagaggatgttttgtatcatgacagtttttaatttattgtaatttacatgtaatttacaatatattcatatttcattttcagttcaaatgatatgcatacAATATTTTAGTCTGGGATCCAAACTACCAAcatttacggtgatttttgtattattagccaatgaacaattcgggtttattcatttcggatCTATCATGAttaaggtcatctaaggtcaaaagtgacgttaaacagctatgccgaaaaaaacttaaacaaggTAAAAATAACATCGGGAAAATTATTGTTCCAAGTGACAcgactatcatcacgtggttgctTATACGGCAGGGATTTGACCCAGCTATGATGGTTCCAGCCAAATCTATGTACGGAGGTTCACGATTTGAGTATACTTTTGTATGAACGAATAacaatgaaatttgaaaaaaaaccttCTCGCATAAATATCACCAATGTCCATGGGTTTAGTTTGGTTAAAAGGACGCATAAATTATACTACAatcaatatttttctttaatatcAGACGATTCTAATACTTGGCATCGATTACAATTTTTTTCGAAGTTGCTTCAATGGTGACTGTTCTTTTACAGTTGCATCAACAGCACGCCCGAAAATGAACAAAATAGGTTGCCGTGGATCAGCTCGTTGCTATTGATAATGTTCCGTACCCAAATGTCATCACCCGCTTGAACCTATAATTATGAACAgatgaaaaacaattatttaattaactacCTAACAAGTATTGCCATGCAAGGGTTCCATAAGTACGCTTTAGTCCGCATATTCCCGAATTATGGCCACGAATTGCCTCTGGAAATCTCCATCTCGGTATTGCTAATTACGGTAGATTAAATTAAAGACAatgataaacatattttacttcAATGATAACGGTTTGACTTCCGCTGTCCCAAATGCCACCATCGGCGTGAATCCTTGCTACGGGTTTACCGTTGTGCGTGAGCTCACCGTAGAATGGCAGGGTTTGAGAGCGGTGAAGCACCGAGGTTGAGAACATGTACACCCCGCTTTGAGGCGCGATGAAGTAGCCTGTGTTTGGGTGGTAGCCACCCCCTCCGTTGAAGAGCACTGTTTCGAAAGTAATGGTCTGATCAGGGCCAAGGTTAGCTTGTTCTGCCGTCTTCACCGCAGAGAAGGCAACAGGTTCCTCAGCAACGAAACGGCGATTGTCTGAAAGCGAATGTGCGTCAAtagaatggaaaaaaaaacggCAAGGATCTTAAGAGCTTGCATGTCGAGAACTGGCGGCTTGTCAGAAAGTATTTCTGGATGGGTTGTTCATGAGTTTTATCTAGGGCAACTGGATTATCACATATGTCCATGACCCTCAGAGAAccatataaattatgtatttgatAAGTGCAAGGACTGATGACGACTCATTTCAGCGACGGCCCTGAGTATATGAGCCTGTATAAAGCACCTATATTTATCTATTATTTTGATTAGATAGATTGATAGTACATATCATTACTAGAAATATTAATAAAGATACATAACGAGCGGGCCGTTATAAGGTGAAAGGTCACCGTGCCTTTATATTGGCAGCGGGCCGTTATAAGGTGAAAGGTCACCGGGCCGTTATATTGGCAGCGGGCCGTTATTGGTATGAAGAAACCATATTATTACtagaaatattaataaagttaCATAACGATCGGGCAGTTATAAGGTGAAAGGTCACCGGGCCGCTATAAGGTGAAAGGTCACCGGGCCGTTATATTGGCAGCGGGTCGTTTATGGACCTACGGCATAACTCTGCCGAATGTTATTGTCTAGTTTTTGGATGAAGAAACGTTTTATAATACTGTCGAAATGGAAAGGATTTCTTACATACTGATTAAGATCAATAAGAATGTAAGACAAGTGGCGTAGTTTTGACTTTAAGagaatttttttctaaattatgaatctcaataaataaaaacatactaACATGTATGTGTACATAATTTGCTTACGGTTTAAGCCAGCGGTTGTATTTCTGTAAGATTCTGTCGCCTGTTTCATGTCCGCCATTAACATGTTTATAACCGTTTCCTGTGCTTTTAACTTGTTCTCTGTCTGTTTCTTTTCTTGATCGGCATTGTCTTCCAGCTGCGCTATTCTAGCCTTCAAGAATTCGATTTCGCCTTCCTGTTGTTTCAGTGCGCTTATGATGTCACTTGTGACGTCACAAAGTATCGCCTGCACACATAATCCAAACACACACACGAAGATCACTGTCTGCATGTTCGAAGCTTCAATGACAGTAAAACTGGTGCCATATGGCGTCCACGTAAACAGAAATTGAATTTCTTATCGGTAACGATTGCGCGCGATGTCCTATACTATCATGAAGCGATGTGTATTGTCTATGTCAATTTCTTAAATGGGGGGAGGAGGGGAAGGGATGcgtttaaaatgtttaagattcgcaagttttcgttgtagttatgatatttgtgaggaaacagtaacacttaacatttaccattctcttaaatattaattatatgcaccttttgacgatttaaaaacctgaaaactacAAAGCGTTGCAccgcgaagcgattgaataattaggagagttttgttgttgtcgttatgttgtcagtgattcgagcccatttgtgggttactttttttcttttttaatgttatttttttttactggagcttattaaatataatgtttacattataaagcaattactgacaaacttcaatgcatgccaaaatctgtgaaaaggcccctttaagtgaggTAAATTGGAACTGACTTACGAGATGGCGTCATTTTCGTGATTATCGCCAAGGAATAGCGTGTATTTTCACCGGTTGAGCcacttaatatttatatttctttttaatgaatACACCCTTTCGGCTATAcagtgtttgtgcttccctcggtttcagtttcaagttcgTAGACGTCAGAatgaaaaagttattgaaaaaaaaacgtccacaattgtgttgttttcttaCGTAACCTTCGAATAATTTGATGTGTTAACATTAtgttctcttataatacacaataTTTGCGTGCgtgtattgtaaaatataacaaaaatcacgAATCATTTGGAGTCTCTATGACACACGTCGAACTGGTACATGCCGGTTGACGGTCGCCTGGAGATACGCTGGTATCATCTTCAGCACCGGGAGAAAAAAGTCTCATTTTCTTGTTCTTTGGCTTGTACAAACATAAATTTGAACGTCtcttccttctgaaagaaaaaaagatcagaataaagcggtgccaacaaaataataaatgcggtgcttttacggacaCTTTCgagcggtgttcatatttctTGTCAGTGTTGAGCGATACATGCTtacacgtgtaaatgtaaaaatcacaggTACATtgtatattcaataaagcatgccataatgtggtgtaaattgattcttctaccataaaataccatttaacaaaaacaaatatttcatttaaagggtttaaaatatgcaaaaatacgatttttcgcATCATGAAATCACTTCTTTCACGAAATGCTCAAactgttttcactattttgaagttaattgCGACTCAATTTTGTTCGATGTA
Encoded proteins:
- the LOC127874426 gene encoding heavy metal-binding protein HIP-like yields the protein MQTVIFVCVFGLCVQAILCDVTSDIISALKQQEGEIEFLKARIAQLEDNADQEKKQTENKLKAQETVINMLMADMKQATESYRNTTAGLNHNRRFVAEEPVAFSAVKTAEQANLGPDQTITFETVLFNGGGGYHPNTGYFIAPQSGVYMFSTSVLHRSQTLPFYGELTHNGKPVARIHADGGIWDSGSQTVIIEVQAGDDIWVRNIINSNELIHGNLFCSFSGVLLMQL